A single window of Populus nigra chromosome 17, ddPopNigr1.1, whole genome shotgun sequence DNA harbors:
- the LOC133677134 gene encoding protein SODIUM POTASSIUM ROOT DEFECTIVE 2-like, which produces MKKIDMFCASQASTAIRMSMDRPSSSSSTIQPGGPTIDRCNPVIRDQKRISRTLPLVPCTSQPPPINPVPYQLLHKSQKSTSKNKASDQNSNKKSNSTKPKPKPNDQKNKKISFKSADIDDDDKKSAASLNVPKDIVRKSWAKPGGSIIASPGSSRNLLGDAAFVDGIPDYDPVSAQLVPVEPNMSTQALSKEESAASRPSSSSSPNQVVVLRVSLHCKGCEGKVRKHLSRMEGVTSFNIDFAAKKVTVVGDVTPLRVLASVSKIKSAQLWTSTTPPAGSN; this is translated from the exons atgaagaaaatagaTATGTTTTGTGCATCTCAAGCTTCAACAGCAATACGCATGAGCATGGATCggccttcttcctcctcctccaccattCAGCCCGGTGGCCCAACCATTGATCGCTGCAACCCCGTCATCAGAGACCAAAAAAGAATCTCAAGAACTCTCCCTTTAGTTCCTTGTACTTCTCAACCACCACCCATCAACCCCGTCCCTTATCAGCTACTTCACAAGAGCCAAAAAAGCACTTCAAAGAATAAAGCCAGTGATCAAAACAGCAACAAGAAGTCGAACTCtacaaaaccaaaacccaaacCAAATgatcaaaagaacaagaaaatctcTTTTAAGTCAGCtgatattgatgatgatgataagaaGAGTGCTGCTTCTCTTAATGTTCCAAAAGATATTGTTAGAAAGAGCTGGGCTAAGCCTGGGGGTTCTATTATTGCCTCTCCTGGCTCGTCTAGAAATCTTTTGGGTGACGCAGCTTTCGTTGATGGGATACCAGACTATGATCCAGTTTCAGCACAGCTAGTTCCTGTTGAACCCAACATGAGTACTCAAGCTTTAAGTAAAGAGGAATCTGCCGCTTCGAgaccatcttcatcttcaagtCCGAATCAG GTAGTGGTTTTGAGAGTATCATTACACTGCAAAGGTTGCGAGGGAAAAGTGAGGAAACATCTGTCCAGAATGGAAG GTGTGACATCTTTCAACATAGACTTTGCAGCGAAGAAGGTGACTGTTGTAGGGGATGTGACCCCATTACGCGTCCTGGCGAGTGTGTCAAAGATCAAAAGTGCTCAATTATGGACGTCTACGACCCCTCCTGCTGGCTCAAATTAA